A segment of the Amblyomma americanum isolate KBUSLIRL-KWMA chromosome 6, ASM5285725v1, whole genome shotgun sequence genome:
GAGTCCGTCCAGTTccagattgcttttttttttccttgtcatcCTCTTCCCGCCATCCTCTGGCTCCGTTCCCCGCAACACCATTTCATTCCTTGCGAGAGCCCGGCAGGCCGCCTTGGTCATTTGAGCCTCGCCGAGGGCGAGTTTGCAGTGGCACCGCCGCCGCCAACAGCGTGGGCTCTGTTCGCTGCGCCTTTACTCCTTCGCTGCCGcccagcgaaagaaaaaaaagtcccaGCTCTGCCGTCTCTATTCCCCGACTTTGTTCTCTCGGGGTGCTGCCAATTTTCTCGTCTCGCGAGTCGGCTCACATTTACGAGGGACAATCCAATGGGAGCGCTCCTTCGCCGGTGCAATTCCTGAGCCGCGCGACCACCGCCGCTCGCTCGCTTCACCGACGTCACGACCCCAGCGGCTGGCGCGCTGCTGCTGGCCTTCGGCGTATATCCCGCGGAGGCACCTCGGGAGGCGCAGCACGCCCTGTCTCCCCCTATACGTCCCGTTTTTCCTTATTCCCTTTTCTTTCGTCACATCGCGCCTTTTCCCGTCTCTTTCCCATTCTTTCCACTCTTCCCTCAAATGCTTTTCTGCAGTTACTGCTTTCTTTCAAGGCTGTATGAGTATTGACGCTGCGCCTTTGGAGatgaatgcatgcgctttctCTGGGTATATGTGTGTGTCCAGTGCAGACTCGTACAGGCGGCCTGGGAAGCAGTCGCTGCTTTATAGCGAACCTTCACTTTTCCTTGCAGGCTCTCCACTGCCGCTATGCGGGTTAGGAGGAGTTCCTAGATCTCCGGGTCTTTCTGTTCAAAATGCAAGGCGCACTACACTCTACTCTGCTATCTATCTTTTTAATCACAAGACAAAGCAGCTTCTTTCATTCTTTATTCCTGAACTCATGAGATTACATAGTACAACTTTGTTTCGGCTTGATAAACACTGATTCAAAGGGCTCTTGATGTGTCTTTCCTTGATAGCTTTCCCCACGAGTTATCGTGGCATGAAATGACAGTTCGGGTTGCATGAGGCTCTTATGTACTCATTTTGCGAGATCAATCTACAGAAGTCATATATTCCGCCATGGCCGACATTGTGGTTTGCACGCCAGAGGGTATACTGTTCTGATAGCCATGGTGGAATCGATGTGTTCTATCAGCTGAACTGGAAGAATGAGTACATAAAAACCACATGCATCCGGAACTGCTTTTTTCCAAAGATACAGGAAAAAAATGACAGTATCTGTGCACGGTCAAACTGCCAAATAAAGGCAGGAAATACCTACAGTGCAAGGTTTTATGCATTACATCTGAGGCAGGCCTTGGGTTTACTCAGTGAATTTCCACAGGCGTGCACTTTTTCATCTGTCTGATTTCCTCATTCCTACTTGTTTATGTTATTACATGACAGTGTAAAACAAATACTCGCGAACAGTAATCGTTCCCTAATCCTTATCACCTCTCGGAAGCTCGGAGAACAACATGAATACAATGATTTCATCTTCTCACTTCAGTAttaattttattttgcatttttgaaaCATGAGTGTTTTCATAAGCCAGGCAATTTATTGGTTTTCCATCTTTCAAGCATGCATGCTTCCACAGCTCATGTCGTAGCCAAGACAGCGCTGCAATTTTGATTTCCTCGAACGCCTAGTATATGAGCGTAGAATGACTTACTTCGAATATAACTAGGGGTTTGAATTTTCGCTTTGAACCGAAAAAAGCCTATAAACGTGcgcagaattattttttttttaaattccatcTTTACCCAAGAAGGTCGGTTGCATGGAGATGCAGGCCAGAGCTTGCTGGCTACTGAGCACGAGTTCCAGATCGGCGCAAGAGATAATAATAAGGTGCTGGGGCCAGGAATACTGTAAATTGGCGGGATCGGTGGAATAAGTAATAGCGCTGTCGTACGTTTTAATGTTTTGCTTCCCTACCTTGAATACGCGCCGCGCGCAGACCGAGAGGCTCCCACTCCTCGTCAAGCACCGTCAACTTAGCATGGCACCTTCTGCTCACCTGTAATCACCTTGTTAGAGCTATTGCTTTGTTACCGATGATTTCCGATGGAATATAAGGACACTGACAACTTTTATAAGTGTAACAAGCCTCCGATAACACATAACCATGCATAATCGTCTCAGAAAATTGTAATATTCCTGCTTTTATGAGGGTTCAGCAGCACTTGCATCACTGCCGTCATCATGAGTACTATGCGATTCCAGGCACTCTGCAAGGCCCCTTCTGAATTTCTGTTGCGTACGCTTTTTCTTGATTTCTAAtccgaagctttttttttttttaagcggtagCTGCCTTCACTGTCCgtttcgtgagtgaaggagctAGCAGCAAGAAATACACTTGCATATTGTCATAAGGACTGAGGTTTATTCTGAGATGACGGCTACTAGACAGGAATGCCTGATTCCGCTTGCCTACGCGAGGCGAGTGTATGTCTTTGTCTGTTGCTGTCACTTGTTTCTTTTTCACGCTTACTTGATTTTTGCGCAACCTAGTTTTGGAAATAAAACTATTTGCGTTTCTGACCCATGGTCGGGTGACTTAAGTTCTTCATTGTTACTTTTTGTTACAGTGATAGCGTACCAGATTGCAACCATTTTTGTATACACGACAATTTCTTCGTAAATTGCTGGTGCATCAACAGCCCTTGTGAGCAAACAAGCCAAGATAAAGTGTGCGTGCTTTTGGCCGTTCAGAGGTGCTAATTATACACCCATAAAGAGCTCGTAATTTTCTATCCGAAGTActgtctgtaaaaaaaaatgcggtcTGAAGTAAACACCGATAAAATTCTGCAAAACTTTCAAAAAATCCTAAACCGAAGAGTCGAACCTTTAAATATAACTGACTGTGAATTCGTTATGGAATGAAaatcgatgtttttttttccgaatactGTCGGCATATTGTGCTCGGCTGCATTTATCGATCTCCATCACCTATTCCTGAGTTACAATATATGTCATATTAAGCGAGCATTTATTTAGAAATAAGTTTAACTTGGCATTATCAACATACTAGATGGCGGCAATACTACCTGCATTACCAGATTTTTTCGCCTGGTCCTCACTACACATTCTTTATTAGCATAGGGATGATGTAAATGAAGCTTATTCATTATTCTCCCCCACTGTTACAAGTGAATTTCGTCAATTTCGCATTTCAGAACACGTTCCCTCTTATTTATGTAGAGAGCGGCTCTCCCTCCATGAACTTCTTTCCTGTATACTGCTGTCTACAAAGAAATTACGTACGTTATCATTACACCAATCAGTGTTTGAGCAATTTACTCATTGATCGCGAACCAAAATAGAAATTTTCTAAGCTCTCTTCACCACGGCTGTACCAATGAGCGCTCACCTGAGAGAGCGTGCCAGTGATAGGTACAATCTCGACTAACCGATCTTGCCGTTATTTTTAATTACGTAAAAGTTTGCTAGGATTatcgtgtttccttcaagtagtGGAAAATTATTCAGTCACCTAAAGGTGGAAGTCCTGAAATTGGTAACATATCCTGTCATTAAAGCTTTTATCCTACCTTGTTTCTGTCGCATTTTCTATTACTAATAAGTTCGTCCTTGAATGAAGAATTTTCCCAAAATTCAACTTGAAAAATCGGAAAGTATTTCTATTATTTCTGAACTCATATAGAAATTTAACTTCTCATTGTCATTAATCGCCGATTTTCTCCCCCCTTAGCATGTTGATGACAAATTATTCGTCCGTAGTCTTGACTAGTACTAAGATAAATATAATGCAATTGAACCCTGTCAGCTTTGTTTTTCGCCTGGTTATTTTCTAATCTGGCTCTTGTTCGTTTTACCCAGCGTATCACGCATTGTATTATCAAGTATGCTTTCGTTATACTGGTCATTCTAAATTTTACAAGAGCGCTTTGACACGATTAATCATTTCATTCTGTTCATATGTCTGAATCACAACCGCTACATAATCCACCGCATTACGGTCTATCGCCATCGAAAAGCATTCATGTTTGTAATTAACAGTTTTCCAGAAACAAACTATTGGCAATAGTGTGCTTCAGCACTCCGAATTAGAGATTGTATGTTTATATGTTAACGACTTTCCCGATTGCATTGTCTCATCTCAATCTATTTTATTTGCTGATGAGACCAAAAACTTATCCCGCAAGTTCACAGACGCTTTTTTAACCCAATATCATATTGGTGAAGAAACGATAGATTGTTTCACATTGATTATCAAATTTTTAATGTCACTAATACAAAGTTTATGGCGATTATAAGAGGTCAGAAGAGCCTTCATATATGACCTACCTTCATCCGAGAGCAGCCGCTCAGAATTACTTTTGATAAtaactgagccacagtggcggccTCCATACGTTGTTTCCTTAAGGCAATGTAGCAACTAACCTAATAACGTGTTTTAATAGAAAAATGGCACGCTTTGGACATTCGAACACTCACTGAAGCATGGATGTATTTTGATCGTTGCATACTGTTTATACACTGTGTATTTGTGTATGGTCGCCACATTTATGGAATTCTTTCGAGCTCAAATCGTGTTGGCACGTTTCATCTGGGCACGATTTGCAAAGCAAAGCAATTCGCATTCTTACAATACCTTTTCTAGCGTTAATTGCTTCATCCGCAACATTTTATCGGTTTGTTACCCTTAGGGTCTCAATTACTAATAGTATTTATCAACTTTTCAGACACAACGTACCGTTACAATGTTTTTGATAGAAATATACTCATAAACTAGAACTTCACTAAACTTTCAGCTAGATTTTTTTGCTTCTAAGCGTTCAAAGCAACTGTGGAACAATTAAATAAATTTTGCtggcatattttcatttttattacaCTATAATTTcaaataaaacatttattatcaTTGCATATCTTCATTATCTAAGTCTAAGGATGCACTTAGACATTTCTTGTTCGTGATCTATGAGTTTATATTTACTTATCGCTTGTATTCGTTTACTGCTCTCATTGTTTGAGAAGTTTTACGATGTTTAGTTCCTGTCTCGTTCCATTCATGGTGCTTCGCAACGAGACCACAAAATGTCCTTTTATTGATAAACGTAGGATCCCGTTGAAGCCTTCAGACTTAGGAATTCACCTCTGCATACTTCACATATGTATCTAATCTCATAAAATCAATAAACCTTGTTTTGGTCTGAACTCAAAAGCCAATCCTGCTATTAATGCCTCgttttcttgattgctgctcGGAAGCTGCTTACTCAGTGGCTCAATATTGTTGGTGTCAAGCGAGAGTTGCACAGGAGCGCTGTCTTTTTTTCTAAATATCGAAAGTCAAGCACGAATTGCAAGGAAAGATATTAGAATAGGCCTTAGACAAATAGTTGAAAGGTTTCAGACACCCCTTGACCcgcccgctccccccccccccccccctccgtcacATTCCACTGGAAAGCTGTGTTGGTTTATTTGTTCGTTTATTTGTTTAAAATTCTCCTGGAGTCGTATCTACCTTGAGCCTCGTTGTTCAGCTCGCCCAGATCCTGTACATAAAGTCCGCCtgattttcgcttgcgcaaaaCCAGAACTCGCCTCTGGCTTTGGCGATAAATGAATGCGCGCTTTACGATCAATCCTCGACAGCCGTGTGTTCTGCTGTTTATCAAGCTATGTTGTGGGCAATATAGGAACCTTCCTTTTTGCACACCTGTTTGAACAGTTTTAAATTTTCGTGAGgaacaaaaccgcaaaacaggacaggCATAGCTGAGGCAGGCGACAGCACAGAGCAACactgccctgtgttgtcgcctgcctcagtcccgtcctgtttttcGGTTTTGCTCCTTACAATTTCCTACCAACTGGGCTACAACCAAGTCCTCCTAAGTTTTAAATTTATTCCTTTTCTCTCAACTATTTGCCGACATTTGCTCATTGTATCTGTGTAAAATTTGTTATTCTGTTGTTATTTGTTTCAACCGCCCGCCCCATATGTAATGTCCACTTCTGGGCCtatagggtaaataaataaataagtaaatatatTGCGTGGGCCCAGAGAATCCCATGTAAATAACAACCTCAGTAGATAAGCGATGACTGCATGTATTTATAGGCTTCACAATCAAAatcggaacattttttttttatctcacgcAAGAAGTGAAAAGAGAGGGCGGAGAAGCAGCTGTGTAAATACAGCTTGACAATGCTCAATACCCACCAGGAATAAGAGTAACAGCTTGCAACAAAACAAAGTAGCATGTTAAATAACAAAGAAGCAGCACAGAGACTACCATAAGCTCGCCAAAAGGATATCTCCAGAATCAGCTTGCCTGCAGTAACCGAAGAGATGTTCTAATATTTCCTTTACAGGGTAGCTTGGGCATTCGGTGTTAACCAATGTGAAAGTTTTCATATCACCATATTGAACATATTGCAGCACCACTTCATGAAGACAGACACGAGAAAAATTCAGGACACTGCGTACATCTGCATGCATCCCAGGTAAGATATTGCAATATTAACATTCGAAGTTCACAATACTTCGGTCACTACCGCCTAACCAAGCCAAAATTTCGCTCAGCCATAGATTCAGCCAAATTCTGTTTGTAATCACAAGCTTCAGAGCAAGCCCGTCTTCCAGGATGATATCTTGTCAAAGAAGTGCTCCAATAGACACCCTTATTGACTGAAGTATTAGTGTCTTATTTGTACCTTTTGTACCTTATGCTCTTTTGTCGGCTTCAGGCTTGTTCATGCGCTTCCTGACATTGTTTCGTACAGCTCTGGCCGTTGGACTGCATTAATATTAAATTTATTTGAAGTGGTTCCAAAAAAGATTTCATAGCTATATCAAAATCAGCAAGACTTGCAGCCGCGATACGACGCGGCCTCGGGTTCAATCCCGATCGCGGCGGgcaagtttcgatggaggcgaaacacaaaacgcCGCCCGCtttctgtgcgacgtcagtgcacgtaaaagattgCCAGGCGAATTAAATTAATCACGAGCGCTTCACTGCGGCGTCGCTCACAGCCTTATCGGCTTCGCGACGTCAAACCCCACAGTCTCCATTGCGAGCCCATGGGTCTGCGCCAAACGCACCGAGTTGGTTGGAAATTGAATGCTGTGCAAAATTTGCCGCATGATGTGGGCATGTCATTCACAGGTGGCTCTGAGGATGAGCGATCGCGTGTGTGTTTGCGcctgcgcgggggaggggggcagGTAGAGGTGCGGCCTATCTTAGGCCCTTGTCACCGTTGGAGGGGTGCGAAAAGTCTTGGAGTCTTGTTCTTTAGACCGCCACGCGCCGTCTGCACATATTTTCGCTTTTGTTCTCCAGCTTTACTTATCTACCTAGCTTCAAAGGATCCTCTCACTCTATCGCTGCTCTGTATACTGACCCCTTTTCCAGGGATTTCCTTCATCGCTGCATGCTGTAACGCGGCCTCCTCCATCATTTCCAAGGTCGACCGCTGCGGGCTTTCATTCAAGCTCTACCTTACCGTTTTCTCCTCTTTCTTTCGTGCTCGAAAAGGACAAGAAAAAAGAACCCAGAGCGGCCATAGAGGGACTACACCCGACGCGCCACCACTAGTGGACGTCAGGTCATCTCCTGGAGGCATATTTCACCTTGGGGGAACCGGCGAGGCACAACTTGCCTCTCTTTTCATCCAGAATGGCCGTATACCGCCGGGCAATCCTTGACACCGAGAAGCCGCCCAGAAACGAACCGACGCGGCGCCTCCAAGAATCTTCGTCCCTGTACGACGCTTCTCAATGACACTCggcgccgacgccgccgccgccagagGTGTCCGTGTCCGCCGGCGGCCATCTGTTGCCGCACGTCTTAAACAACGTCCCGTCTCTTGCCGTCGCCGTACAAACGGAGGCTGCCTCTCGATTAAGACGGAGCGGCGAGGGCGCCCCCTTCTTTTTTCCTCCGCTAGACTCGGAGACCGGTCCTCGGTGCCTTCCCTTTTTCGGCGGCGGCCGCTCGGACTGCGCGATCTCTTTTAGGGCCCACTGCTGACGCCTTCGGAGAGAAAGCCTCGGCAGGCAATAAAGACGAGCTGGTTCGCTCTCTGGCGTTCCCTTATTACCGGCCGACCAATGGAGTAGGCTCGACAAATGCCAACTTGCCGCTTGCGGCTGCAGGGCCCTCTTCTTCGAGTTTATGTATGCCCTCGACGGGCCAGGCCTTGTTTGTGTATATGTAAACTGTATACGGCGTGGACGGCGCCACCGCCCCGTCCAAGCCAGCATGCACGCCGTCTGCTTCCTCCGGGTGGATGGATGCGGCTGCTTTCGAGGGCCGGCAAAGGCCGCAAAGTGCGTGGTCATAGCCTCGCGCGCGGACGTGCCGCTAATCCAGAGGCGATGGCCGTGTCGGCAATGGCGGCCTGTAGTTCAGTGAGACGTCGCCGAGTCCAGAATTCATCCTGATTCATGCCTTCCTTCTGGCGGCTGTGAGCTCTCCACGTGACAAGTTGATCCGGGACAATTTCGGTTTCGAGAGTGGATGCAGGGCGTCGTCAGTTGTGCGCTCTAGGAGGAATGGGTCAGCATCTTTCATCTTGTTGCGGGTGAGTGTGCTGAATGGTTTTTCTGGAGCTAAATCTCTATTGCAGTCATAGAACGGTTTTTTCTTGTCTGAAGCTCGCCTCGTAATCAGTGCATCGCGGTAATTACGGACTAATATTTTGCGGCGATCGTTAATAAGGTTATTCCGTCAGGTTCAGCACCATCGTGAGCCTCGCTATAGGTCGTGACCAAAATCCTTCGCATTGCTTTGCTGCCCAGAGACAAAGACGTACCGAGAAATTATCGAATATTATGCACCTAAAGCAAATATCAGAGACCTACAACTTGTGCCGCAGCCAGGAGTTGAACTACATGAAACAGACAGAAGCAGATGAAGCAGTACATGTTTCATTGCGCTCTCGTCCTGCTCGCTTATAAATGCAATTTTCGACTCCCTAACAGTATATTTCGAACATTTTATGGTATTTGTGTTCGACTGGTCCCGTATGCTCCGCCAGCAGCACATGCTAGCGCTGATGACGTCATGGCTGAGATAGCGGAGGTCTGATCCTCGTAATGAAGAGGTCGCAGCTACCACTGCCGGCTTGGTTAGCggtgcaatttgtttttgctctttaaTACCTTGTGAACGTTAACTCTTCCGTCTTAAGCAATAGTTTTCTCCTTGGTGGCGCGATGCACCCATTCCCTTACTTCGATTTGATTCCGTCCTTATTGAACGTCATTCTTGGCGGTAAACGGGAGGGGGAAGTTTTGGATAGTGTCCAAAGGCGGGGCTGAAGGGTTCAGCATAAAATTTAGTACTAGTCAATATCTTTCTTCGAGTGGTTAAAGTTTTCTGTATACCTTCAGTGAACCTTGACAATGTTGCTTACCCTTACTGCTCGAAGCCTTTTGCTAATATTTCcgcgcggcggccgaatttcgatgcaggcgaaattctagagtcccgtgtactgtgcgatgtcagtgcacgttaaacaactcccggtggttcaaatttccggagcccttcactacggcgtccctcatagcctgaaccgTTTTCggacgttcatcatcatcatcatcatcagtcttactacacccactgcagggcaaaggcctctcccatgtctctctaattaacccggtcctttgcccgctgcatccaccctttacctgcaaatttcttaatctcatccacccacctgaccttctgctgCCTTCTGCTgtgctcttggaatccactccgttatccttaaggaccagcggttatcttggcttcgcatcgcatgccctgcccaagcccatttcttcctcttgatttcaactaggatgtcattaacccgcgtttgttccctcatccacgctgcccgcttccggtgtctttacgttacacctatcatttttctttccatggctcgctgcgttgtcctttacttaagcagaacccttttcgttagccttcacgtttctgccccgtaggtgagtaccggtaagatacagctgttgtacacttttctcttgcgggaaattggtaaactgccactcatgatctgagagaacctgccatgtgcgctccaccccattcttatccttctagttatttccctctcatgatccggatcatctgtcactacctgccctaagtaaaagcgttcttttaccacttccagcacctcgctgccaattgtgaactgctgttcccttgctagactgttgaacattaccttggttttctgcatgttaactttcagacccagcgttctgctctgcttgtctaactcattgatcatgatttgcggtTCACCTcctctgagtgactcagcaaggcaatgtcatctgcgaatcgcagattatttaggtattctccgtttACTCTATTTCcctactgttcccaattcatgcctcggaatacctcttgtaaacaagCGGTGATTAGAATTGGTGAGATGTCTCCttgccttccttattggaattttattgctgactttatggaggactacagtagctgtgcagttgctatatacatcttccagtattttgacataaggctcttctaccccctgattacgcaatgcctgtatgactgctgaggattctACTGAgctgaatgctttctcgtaatcaatgaaggctacatataaaggttggttatattctgcgcatttttctatcacctgattgatggtgtgaatgtgatctactgtggaatatcttttacgaaagcctgcctgatcatttggttgattaaagtctaaggttgccctgactctattagcgattaccttagtaaatactttgtaggcaacggatagtaaggtgatcggtctgtaatttttcaagtccttggcgtctcccttcttattaattaagataatgtttgcattcttccaagcttctggtgcggttgaggtcataaggcattgcgtatgcaggttggctagtttttctagcacgatgtcccctccatccttcaacagatctgctgttacctgatcctccccagctgcttctcccctttccattgctcctaaggctttctttacttcctctttcgttgctgacggggtgacgcattgctgtgcactactttTTCTCCCATTAACGCTATGATTTGGTCATTTtagaaacaataaataaataaagcggcGAAGGCAATCCGAAGCGTGTGCGTTATCGAAATTACTGACATGTCCAACTtgttcggacaaaaattttgaaaattggtaaATTCTAAAACACTGTGACGGAAATAATGAAGGTCATGGTTCATTCCTctcatatgtagcaaaatctttcttttaaagtgcttcAGTCGATCGCATTGGGCAGTTAATACTTCCATGGAAAACCCTTGAGAAAACCTTTTGACGattgcaaaaacgttaatagaaaaaaaaacacaagactgccgtcgggtgatctgcggatatattgattagtATAGTTAAATCTTACATCAAatgaaaattgtgttcataaacggtttctgctcaaaaatgctttttccagaattgttgggtatattTCATCGATACGCATTTAGCGAAGAAGGATAATTTAGCAGCTAGCGTCACGGATGAATGTACTGTGTTTGAGAAACAACAGCAACGAGGAAGTAAAATTACTTTCATAAATTTAAAATTAAGCGAAGTGCCCCAAAACATAAACCCCAATTTCTCTCACAATAGGCATCCGTATTTTATATCTTTTTCTTCGATGATTTTATCATGGTCAGCTTTATAAACGAAATGCAGGGTTTAATCGCCGAGTCTGCTTTCTCTCAGACGATACGTTCATCCTGGATGATGCTGCAGTATCCGGCTCATTTGAGCACTTAAACCAGACCGGCTTCAGTATCCGGCTTTTAGCTTCACGTGTAGGCTTCATTCTTTCCTTCTGCTCAAATCGAATTGCCTGTGCTAACTCCGCGCTTAATATGCAGATTATCTACATTCAAACCAGTGAGACTATATCTATACTCCATGTACggagaaaagaacaaaaacagaCCAGTTTCTCAGTTTTCGATAAAGGAAAGCTTGAGCACAAATATATACAAATGGCATACATTCATATGAGCAGTCTACACTACGCAttgtatttatatttatttcgTAAGCGTTCGTAGAAACAAAGGAATGCTCATTGTTCGTTGTCGTATTTGCTCCTTACATGCGGTTGTTTTTCTTTACATTCGGTCATTCATATATTCCAGCAGTAAAGTTCAGCTCTGCATGCCGTGCGATAAAGACGTGGCTGCGTCGCGCCCACGGTCCATATATTACAGGAGCAcagtgaaaaaagaacaaaaaaagcacTGACAAGGAGAGAGATCTTCCCCGCTGACAGGACCAATCAGATTGTCCTTTTTGCTCTTAGTGAAGCGCGTATCCAGTAGCGTCTTGTTTTCCAATTAGGTGCACCCCCTGGCTAGATGTGGAGTGGGGGGTCTGTAGCAGCTATGCAGCATTCTCAGAGGAAGCGTAAATTACCTGCTTCTTGTTTTTCCTCCCGCCTGGGGTGTCTTCCTAGGCGTCGACCCCGCTGCAGGTGATACCGCCGCCTTCTGCTGGTGGCATCATCACTCAGTGCGGGGCTTCTGTCGAAGGCAAGAGAACCGGTTTCCGTTAAGATCAAGTTTTCTAGAATTTGGGTGGTTATCTCTCGTACGCCACTCTGGGTGGTCTGAATGGCCGAAGCCTTTTTTGGAACTTTTTTTGTTATGGCACAGCTTAAAACTTGAAACATGGCGACCGGTCTTGTTTTTGATGTCTCGAGCACACTCCAGCTGCGAAAAATCTAGGCCTATGAAATACGTTTTTAAAGTTTGTGCTGTGCGCAACTTTTGCATGTAGCAAGAACACAATCactcttctttaaaaaaaaaaagaaggtgagCGTATTTCCAACGTAGCATTTATGCAGAACTCTGAAGCTAAGGTCAGTACACCGTCCCTACATTGCGTGACGTCAGGGAAAACAACAAACAATTCACACTCGTAATTCAACGCTATAAAGGAAATGTGTTTCAACACTGAGGAGCTTCTGAAACCTTGAAATGCATTTCGAGCCCTGAAGACACGACAGCGG
Coding sequences within it:
- the LOC144094825 gene encoding uncharacterized protein LOC144094825; this encodes MFQVLSCAITKKVPKKASAIQTTQSGVREITTQILENLILTETGSLAFDRSPALSDDATSRRRRYHLQRGRRLGRHPRREEKQEAGFERRQRPKGSRQPNQHSGDGSAEKSRLRRGASMQLLSPVCLLKFTPGNATTTPVP